Proteins from one Burkholderia oklahomensis C6786 genomic window:
- the ilvC gene encoding ketol-acid reductoisomerase, producing MKVFYDKDADLSLIKGKQVTIIGYGSQGHAHALNLKDSGVNVTVGLRKGGASWSKAENAGLAVKEVAEAVKGADVVMMLLPDEQIAAVYAQEVHANIKQGATLAFAHGFNVHYGQVIPRADLDVIMIAPKAPGHTVRGTYAQGGGVPHLIAVAQDKSGAARDIALSYAAANGGGRAGIIETNFREETETDLFGEQAVLCGGTVELIKAGFETLVEAGYAPEMAYFECLHELKLIVDLIYEGGIANMNYSISNNAEYGEYVTGPRVVTEETKKAMKQCLKDIQTGEYAKSFILENKAGAPTLQSRRRLTAEHQIEQVGAKLRAMMPWIAKNKLVDQSKN from the coding sequence ATGAAAGTTTTCTACGACAAGGACGCCGACCTCTCCCTCATCAAGGGCAAGCAAGTCACGATCATCGGTTACGGCTCGCAAGGCCATGCGCACGCGCTGAACCTGAAGGACAGCGGCGTGAACGTGACGGTCGGCCTGCGCAAGGGTGGCGCGTCGTGGAGCAAGGCCGAGAACGCCGGCCTCGCGGTCAAGGAAGTGGCCGAAGCCGTGAAGGGCGCGGACGTCGTGATGATGCTGCTGCCCGACGAGCAGATCGCCGCCGTCTACGCGCAGGAAGTGCACGCGAACATCAAGCAGGGCGCGACGCTCGCGTTCGCGCACGGCTTCAACGTCCACTACGGCCAGGTGATCCCGCGCGCGGATCTGGACGTCATCATGATCGCGCCGAAGGCGCCGGGCCACACGGTGCGCGGCACGTACGCGCAGGGCGGCGGCGTGCCGCACCTGATCGCGGTCGCGCAGGACAAGTCGGGTGCGGCGCGCGACATCGCGCTGTCGTATGCGGCGGCGAACGGCGGCGGCCGCGCCGGCATCATCGAAACCAATTTCCGTGAAGAGACGGAAACCGACCTGTTCGGCGAGCAGGCCGTGCTGTGCGGCGGCACCGTCGAGCTGATCAAGGCCGGTTTCGAGACGCTGGTCGAAGCGGGCTACGCGCCGGAAATGGCGTACTTCGAGTGCCTGCACGAGCTGAAGCTGATCGTCGACCTGATCTACGAAGGCGGCATCGCGAACATGAACTACTCGATCTCGAACAACGCCGAGTACGGCGAGTACGTGACGGGCCCGCGCGTCGTCACCGAAGAGACGAAGAAGGCGATGAAGCAGTGCCTGAAGGACATCCAGACGGGCGAATACGCGAAGAGCTTCATCCTCGAGAACAAGGCGGGCGCACCGACGCTGCAATCGCGCCGCCGCCTGACGGCCGAGCACCAGATCGAGCAGGTCGGCGCGAAGCTGCGCGCGATGATGCCGTGGATCGCGAAGAACAAGCTCGTCGACCAGTCGAAGAACTAA
- the ilvN gene encoding acetolactate synthase small subunit, with product MRHIISVLLENEPGALSRVVGLFSARGYNIETLTVAPTEDQSLSRLTIVSIGSDDVIEQITKHLNRLIEVVKVVDLTDGAHIERELMLIKVRAVGKEREEMKRMADIFRGRIIDVTEKTYTIELTGASDKLDAFIQALDAGSILETVRTGSSGIGRGERILKV from the coding sequence ATGAGACACATCATTTCCGTCCTGCTGGAAAACGAACCGGGCGCGTTGTCGCGCGTCGTCGGTCTGTTCTCGGCACGCGGCTACAACATCGAAACCTTGACGGTGGCGCCGACCGAAGACCAGTCGCTGTCGCGCCTGACCATCGTTTCCATCGGCTCCGACGACGTGATCGAACAGATCACGAAGCATCTGAACCGCCTGATCGAGGTGGTGAAAGTGGTGGACCTGACCGACGGTGCACACATCGAACGGGAGCTGATGCTCATCAAGGTGAGGGCAGTGGGCAAGGAGCGCGAAGAAATGAAGCGGATGGCGGACATTTTCCGCGGCCGTATCATCGACGTGACCGAGAAGACCTACACGATCGAATTGACGGGTGCGAGCGACAAGCTCGACGCATTCATTCAGGCGCTGGACGCGGGCTCGATTCTCGAGACCGTGCGCACCGGCAGCTCGGGCATCGGTCGAGGCGAGCGCATTCTGAAGGTCTGA
- a CDS encoding acetolactate synthase 3 catalytic subunit, translating into MNMPSAEFSTSESLSPQKTGSIGATVLMKALADENVEFIWGYPGGSVLYIYDELYKQDKIQHVLVRHEQAAVHAADAYSRSTGKVGVCLVTSGPGVTNAVTGIATAYMDSIPLVVISGQVPTAAIGQDAFQECDTVGITRPCVKHNFLVKDVRELAETVKKAFYIARTGRPGPVLIDIPKDISKTPCEYEPVKNVSLRSYNPVTKGHSGQIRKAVSLLLSAKRPYIYTGGGIILADASRELNQFADLLGYPVTNTLMGLGGYRASDKKFLGMLGMHGTYEANMAMQHCDVLIAIGARFDDRVIGDPGHFASRPRKIIHIDIDPSSISKRVKVDIPIVGDVKEVLKDLIEQLQTAEHGPDTEALAQWWKDIESWRAKDCLKYDRESEIIKPQYVVEKAWELTDGNAFVCSDVGQHQMWVAQFYRFNKPRRWINSGGLGTMGFGLPAAMGVKMAHPDDDVLCITGEGSIQMCIQELSTCKQYDTPVKIISLNNRYLGMVRQWQQIEYSKRYSHSYMDALPDFVKLAEAYGHVGMRIEKSADVEPALKEALRLKDRTVFLDFQTDPTENVWPMVQAGKGITEMLLGSEDL; encoded by the coding sequence ATGAACATGCCCAGCGCGGAATTCTCCACGTCGGAATCCCTTTCCCCTCAGAAAACCGGCTCCATCGGCGCCACCGTGCTCATGAAGGCACTGGCCGACGAGAACGTCGAATTCATCTGGGGCTACCCTGGCGGCTCGGTCCTCTACATCTACGACGAGCTGTACAAGCAAGACAAAATTCAGCACGTGCTCGTGCGCCACGAGCAGGCGGCCGTGCACGCCGCGGACGCGTACTCGCGCTCGACGGGCAAAGTCGGCGTGTGTCTCGTCACGTCCGGCCCGGGCGTCACGAATGCGGTGACGGGCATCGCCACCGCGTACATGGATTCGATCCCGCTCGTCGTGATCAGCGGCCAGGTGCCGACCGCGGCGATCGGCCAGGATGCGTTCCAGGAGTGCGACACCGTCGGCATCACGCGTCCGTGCGTGAAGCACAACTTCCTCGTGAAGGACGTGCGCGAACTCGCGGAAACCGTCAAGAAGGCGTTCTACATCGCGCGCACCGGCCGGCCCGGCCCGGTCCTCATCGACATCCCGAAGGACATATCGAAGACGCCGTGCGAGTACGAGCCCGTCAAGAACGTGTCGCTGCGCTCGTACAACCCGGTCACGAAAGGCCACTCGGGGCAGATCCGCAAGGCGGTGTCGCTGCTGCTGTCCGCGAAGCGTCCGTACATCTACACGGGCGGCGGCATCATCCTCGCCGACGCGTCGCGCGAGCTGAACCAGTTCGCCGACCTGCTCGGCTATCCCGTCACGAACACGCTGATGGGCCTGGGCGGCTACCGCGCGTCGGACAAGAAGTTCCTCGGCATGCTCGGCATGCACGGCACGTACGAAGCCAACATGGCGATGCAGCACTGCGACGTGCTGATCGCGATCGGCGCACGCTTCGACGACCGCGTGATCGGCGATCCGGGCCACTTCGCGTCGCGTCCCCGCAAGATCATCCATATCGACATCGATCCGTCGTCGATCAGCAAGCGCGTGAAGGTCGACATCCCGATCGTCGGCGACGTGAAGGAAGTGCTGAAGGATCTGATCGAGCAGCTGCAGACGGCCGAGCATGGCCCGGACACCGAAGCGCTCGCGCAATGGTGGAAGGACATCGAGAGCTGGCGCGCGAAGGACTGCCTGAAGTACGACCGCGAAAGCGAGATCATCAAGCCGCAGTACGTGGTCGAGAAGGCGTGGGAGCTGACGGACGGCAACGCGTTCGTCTGCTCGGACGTCGGCCAGCACCAGATGTGGGTCGCGCAGTTCTACCGCTTCAACAAGCCGCGCCGCTGGATCAATTCGGGCGGCCTCGGCACGATGGGCTTCGGCCTGCCGGCGGCGATGGGCGTCAAGATGGCGCACCCCGACGACGACGTGCTCTGCATCACGGGCGAAGGCTCGATCCAGATGTGCATCCAGGAGCTGTCGACCTGCAAGCAGTACGACACCCCGGTGAAGATCATTTCGCTGAACAACCGCTACCTCGGCATGGTCCGCCAGTGGCAGCAGATCGAATACAGCAAGCGCTATTCGCATTCGTACATGGATGCGCTGCCCGATTTCGTGAAGCTCGCCGAGGCGTACGGCCACGTCGGCATGCGCATCGAAAAATCCGCGGACGTCGAGCCGGCGCTGAAGGAAGCGCTGCGCCTGAAGGACCGCACCGTGTTTCTCGACTTCCAGACCGACCCGACCGAGAACGTCTGGCCGATGGTTCAGGCCGGCAAGGGCATCACCGAGATGCTGCTCGGATCGGAAGATCTGTAA
- a CDS encoding RNA polymerase sigma factor: protein MASDKELADFLAGVERRAFKQAAYAVRDDDASLDIVQDAMIRLAEKYGDRPAAELPLLFQRILQNAIHDYFRRQKVRNTWVSLFSSLNNTDDDEFDPLETLESADGGGVESSETRLEREQVLALIDDEIQKLPARQREAFLMRYWEDMDVAETAAAMGCSEGSVKTHCSRATHALAAALKAKGITL, encoded by the coding sequence ATGGCATCAGACAAGGAACTCGCGGACTTTCTGGCGGGCGTCGAAAGGCGCGCGTTCAAGCAGGCTGCTTACGCGGTGCGCGACGACGACGCGTCGCTCGACATCGTGCAGGATGCGATGATCCGACTCGCAGAGAAATACGGCGACCGCCCGGCCGCCGAGCTGCCGCTGCTCTTTCAGCGGATACTTCAGAACGCGATTCACGACTATTTCCGCAGACAAAAGGTGCGCAACACCTGGGTCAGCCTGTTCTCGTCGCTGAACAACACCGACGACGATGAGTTCGACCCGCTGGAGACGCTCGAATCGGCGGACGGCGGCGGCGTCGAGAGCAGCGAGACGCGGCTCGAGCGCGAGCAGGTGCTCGCCCTCATCGACGACGAAATCCAGAAGCTTCCGGCGCGTCAACGAGAAGCCTTCCTGATGCGTTATTGGGAGGATATGGATGTCGCCGAGACAGCCGCCGCCATGGGCTGCTCGGAGGGCAGCGTCAAGACGCACTGCTCCCGAGCCACTCACGCACTGGCGGCCGCGCTCAAGGCCAAAGGAATCACGCTATGA
- a CDS encoding DUF3619 family protein: MSSAPATKEETDFAFKVRRALDERATALPAATTERLAAARRAAIARKKPDAAIVLVPALAGSAGTLELRPSAEPRRKSLARRLVRAWPLALLLAGLVGIAYWEDMQRTAELADIDAAMLSDNLPLTAYLDHGFNAYLSHTH; encoded by the coding sequence ATGAGCTCCGCTCCCGCAACGAAAGAAGAAACCGATTTCGCCTTCAAGGTGCGTCGCGCGCTCGACGAGCGCGCGACCGCGCTGCCCGCCGCGACGACGGAGCGGCTCGCCGCCGCGCGCCGCGCCGCGATCGCCCGCAAGAAGCCCGACGCCGCGATCGTGCTCGTGCCGGCGCTCGCCGGCAGCGCCGGCACGCTCGAGCTGCGCCCGTCGGCCGAACCGCGCCGCAAGTCGCTCGCGCGCCGGCTGGTCCGCGCGTGGCCGCTCGCGCTGCTGCTCGCGGGGCTCGTCGGCATCGCGTACTGGGAAGACATGCAGCGCACGGCCGAGCTCGCGGACATCGACGCGGCGATGCTGAGCGACAACCTGCCGCTCACCGCGTATCTCGACCACGGGTTCAACGCGTATCTGTCGCACACTCACTAA